In one window of Rhizobium glycinendophyticum DNA:
- a CDS encoding DMT family transporter, with product MKTTIGAGIVLSSLSYFLFAVHDSMIKLLVETTTVWQILFCRSIAILTGCLIMGGRGLVRETLTSTVRRPMMIRSLFLLSAWLCYFHAAKFLPLADLTTLYFAAPIVAVVLSIPMLGEHVSFASWAAVVTGFVGVIVASDPTGMADGWPVYLAILAACCWAIATILLRRTSQDASSMVQMAMTNVFFLALTAPVALSNWTMPAGGAQILLVAVGVIGGMGQLAYFESMRRAPISIIAPFEYTALIWAFALGYAIWGDIPGRNVVAGAVLIASAGVIILVAERRRATA from the coding sequence TTTCCTGTTTGCCGTACATGACAGTATGATAAAGCTGCTCGTGGAAACCACGACTGTCTGGCAGATTCTGTTCTGCCGCAGCATTGCCATCCTGACCGGATGCCTGATCATGGGCGGGCGCGGTCTTGTCCGCGAAACCCTGACATCAACCGTCCGGCGGCCGATGATGATCCGTAGCCTGTTCCTCCTCTCAGCCTGGCTCTGCTACTTTCATGCCGCCAAATTTCTGCCGCTGGCCGATCTCACAACCCTCTACTTCGCCGCACCGATCGTCGCGGTCGTCTTATCAATCCCGATGCTCGGCGAGCACGTATCGTTTGCGAGTTGGGCCGCCGTGGTCACCGGGTTCGTCGGCGTCATCGTCGCGAGCGACCCCACCGGCATGGCCGACGGTTGGCCGGTTTATCTGGCCATTCTCGCCGCCTGCTGCTGGGCGATCGCAACCATTCTGCTGCGCCGTACCTCGCAGGACGCAAGCAGCATGGTGCAGATGGCGATGACCAACGTCTTCTTTCTCGCGCTGACGGCGCCGGTTGCGCTCTCCAACTGGACCATGCCGGCCGGAGGAGCGCAGATCCTTCTGGTCGCAGTCGGTGTGATCGGCGGGATGGGTCAGCTGGCCTATTTCGAAAGCATGCGCCGCGCGCCGATCTCGATCATCGCGCCCTTCGAATACACGGCGCTGATATGGGCCTTCGCCCTCGGCTACGCGATCTGGGGTGACATTCCCGGCCGTAACGTGGTGGCTGGCGCCGTCCTGATTGCCAGTGCCGGCGTCATCATCCTGGTTGCCGAAAGGCGGCGGGCAACCGCCTGA
- a CDS encoding M20 aminoacylase family protein has translation MSIQFANVMADVLATRRHLHQFPEIGLSEFKTSDYIAERLQSLGYEVTRGLAGTGVVATLRNGASSRSVGIRADFDALPILEETGLDYASKVPGVMHACGHDGHTAMLLGAAQILAERRNFDGTLHLIFQPAEENFGGARMMIEDGLFDRFPCDAVFGLHNDPDIAFGHIAVREGPIMAAVDECKITVNGRGGHGAEPQATADPIVCGASIIMALQTIVSRNIHPLDPTVITVGGFHAGAASNVIPERAEMVLSIRSFDAAVRDQLEQRIRAVAEGQAASYGMGVTIDYQRGYNATINHKAETDFVRDLAKSFAGADKVFDLPRPMMGSEDFGYMLAERPGSYFFLGTKRTENDPPLHHPRYDFNDDVLPIGTTFWVELAERYLPFA, from the coding sequence ATGTCAATCCAGTTTGCCAATGTCATGGCGGATGTTCTGGCAACGCGGCGCCACCTTCACCAGTTTCCCGAGATCGGTCTTTCCGAATTCAAGACCTCCGACTATATCGCCGAACGCCTACAGTCACTCGGCTACGAAGTGACGCGAGGGCTCGCCGGAACGGGTGTCGTCGCGACCCTCCGTAACGGCGCAAGTTCGCGCAGCGTCGGCATCCGTGCGGATTTCGATGCGCTTCCGATTCTGGAGGAGACCGGGCTCGACTATGCCAGCAAGGTGCCTGGCGTAATGCATGCCTGCGGCCATGACGGGCATACCGCCATGTTGCTGGGTGCAGCCCAGATCCTGGCCGAGCGGCGGAATTTCGACGGGACCCTCCATCTCATCTTCCAGCCAGCGGAGGAGAATTTTGGTGGTGCGCGCATGATGATCGAAGATGGGCTGTTTGACAGGTTTCCGTGCGATGCAGTGTTCGGCCTTCACAATGATCCTGATATCGCATTCGGCCACATCGCCGTGCGCGAAGGGCCGATCATGGCCGCGGTCGATGAGTGCAAGATTACCGTCAACGGTCGTGGCGGTCATGGCGCCGAGCCGCAGGCGACAGCGGATCCAATCGTCTGTGGCGCATCGATCATCATGGCCTTGCAGACGATCGTATCGCGCAACATACATCCGCTTGATCCAACGGTAATCACCGTCGGCGGGTTCCACGCCGGTGCCGCCAGCAACGTCATTCCCGAGCGCGCGGAAATGGTTCTGTCCATCCGCTCTTTTGATGCCGCAGTGCGAGATCAGCTCGAACAGCGGATCCGGGCGGTGGCAGAAGGTCAGGCGGCAAGTTACGGCATGGGAGTCACGATCGACTACCAGCGCGGCTACAACGCGACGATCAATCACAAGGCGGAGACCGATTTTGTTCGGGATCTGGCGAAAAGCTTTGCCGGCGCCGACAAGGTTTTCGACCTGCCGCGGCCGATGATGGGGAGCGAGGATTTCGGTTACATGCTCGCCGAGCGGCCTGGTAGCTATTTCTTCCTGGGCACTAAGCGGACGGAGAACGACCCGCCGCTTCACCATCCACGTTACGATTTCAACGACGATGTGCTGCCCATCGGGACGACGTTCTGGGTGGAACTGGCGGAGCGTTATCTGCCCTTCGCCTGA
- a CDS encoding TetR family transcriptional regulator C-terminal domain-containing protein: MTRRTFQRAGEAERRQDLISATLDSISDHGLEGATVRDIAARAGVTGGLIRHYFTGKDQMVQAAYREMLATMTKTAVDAMTAAGEDAHQRLHRFIVANVSPPVADPKALSLWAAFIGRVRSDEELARIHRENYLLFLNILEGLVASLLASHGRTASPSECRHLAIAINGLIDGLWLENSLASDLFDEGRLPQIALDAVEALLGGIALRPAADKH, translated from the coding sequence ATGACGCGACGCACATTCCAGCGGGCCGGAGAGGCTGAACGGCGGCAGGACCTGATATCCGCCACGCTCGACAGCATTTCCGACCATGGGTTGGAAGGTGCGACCGTCCGCGATATCGCCGCGAGAGCCGGAGTGACCGGCGGCCTCATCCGCCATTATTTCACCGGCAAGGACCAGATGGTACAGGCGGCGTATCGCGAAATGCTGGCGACCATGACGAAGACGGCGGTCGATGCGATGACCGCAGCAGGCGAGGATGCGCACCAACGCCTGCACCGCTTCATCGTTGCCAATGTCAGCCCGCCAGTCGCCGATCCAAAGGCGCTCTCGCTCTGGGCAGCCTTCATTGGACGTGTGAGGTCGGACGAGGAACTGGCCCGCATCCACCGGGAGAATTACCTGCTTTTCCTCAACATCCTGGAAGGCCTCGTTGCCTCCCTTCTGGCCAGCCATGGCCGCACGGCGTCTCCCTCAGAATGTCGGCACCTTGCCATCGCCATCAACGGCCTGATCGACGGTCTATGGCTGGAGAACTCGCTTGCGAGCGACTTGTTCGACGAAGGCCGCCTGCCACAGATCGCACTCGACGCTGTAGAGGCGCTATTGGGCGGTATTGCTCTCAGACCTGCAGCAGACAAGCACTGA
- a CDS encoding pyridoxal phosphate-dependent aminotransferase produces MKYAAITKRLAGLGSGKWALHIEGRRKAAEGIPVIELTIGEPDLPPDPALLAECARAMHAGRTRYSNGRGEPSVVEALVEKYAKRRQGITARNILCFPGTQSALFVVMMGLLDAGDEVLAGDPAYATYEGVAAATGARLMPVPLRAENGFHMQAADLEAAITPNSRVVLLNTPHNPTGAVLSAAEIADIGEVCRRHDLWIVCDEVYEELTFGDRFASPFDNSDLADRTIVVSSISKSHAAPGFRSGWAAGPADFFDHLLPVSETMLFGVQPFIADMTAMALTQPIETSRIMRGNYQSRADLMVDRLSAHPALRPHRPEGGMFIVLDVSGTGLSGDDFATRLLEEENVSVMPGSSFGEGAHDLVRISLTVPEIRLEEAARRMVCLAKRLAL; encoded by the coding sequence ATGAAATACGCAGCCATAACCAAACGTCTGGCCGGGCTTGGCTCCGGCAAGTGGGCTTTGCATATCGAAGGTCGGCGCAAGGCGGCAGAGGGGATCCCGGTCATCGAGCTGACCATAGGCGAGCCTGATCTTCCGCCGGACCCGGCGCTTCTGGCGGAATGCGCGCGCGCCATGCATGCCGGCCGCACCCGCTATTCCAACGGCCGTGGCGAGCCCTCGGTGGTGGAAGCACTCGTCGAGAAATACGCAAAGCGCAGGCAGGGCATCACGGCGCGCAACATCCTGTGCTTTCCCGGCACGCAAAGCGCGCTTTTCGTGGTCATGATGGGGCTGCTCGACGCCGGCGACGAGGTGCTGGCAGGCGACCCCGCCTATGCGACCTATGAAGGCGTCGCAGCCGCGACCGGAGCGCGTCTCATGCCCGTCCCGCTGCGAGCCGAGAACGGTTTCCACATGCAGGCTGCCGATCTTGAGGCGGCCATCACACCGAACAGCCGCGTAGTTCTCCTGAACACGCCGCACAATCCAACAGGCGCCGTGCTTTCAGCAGCGGAGATTGCGGACATCGGCGAAGTCTGTCGACGCCACGATCTCTGGATCGTCTGCGACGAAGTTTATGAGGAATTGACCTTTGGGGACCGTTTCGCCTCGCCCTTCGACAACTCCGATCTCGCCGATCGGACAATCGTCGTGTCCTCGATTTCGAAGTCCCATGCCGCACCCGGCTTCCGGAGCGGCTGGGCTGCGGGCCCCGCAGACTTCTTTGACCATCTCCTGCCGGTGTCTGAAACCATGCTTTTCGGCGTCCAGCCCTTCATCGCCGACATGACGGCGATGGCGTTGACACAGCCGATTGAAACATCGCGGATCATGCGCGGCAATTATCAGTCCCGCGCTGATCTCATGGTAGATCGCCTTTCGGCCCATCCGGCCCTTCGCCCTCACCGCCCGGAAGGCGGCATGTTTATCGTGCTCGACGTCTCTGGGACCGGCTTGAGCGGCGATGACTTCGCAACGCGTCTCTTGGAGGAAGAAAACGTGTCCGTGATGCCGGGTTCATCCTTTGGCGAGGGCGCCCACGATCTCGTTCGCATATCGTTGACCGTACCGGAAATACGCCTGGAGGAGGCGGCGCGAAGAATGGTATGCTTGGCGAAGAGACTGGCTCTCTGA